A window of Rhododendron vialii isolate Sample 1 chromosome 11a, ASM3025357v1 contains these coding sequences:
- the LOC131307745 gene encoding UDP-glycosyltransferase 90A1-like, with the protein MASKLKEPHVVIFPFMAQGHTLPLLDLSKALSQRHIKVTIITTPSNSISISNYIPNYPSISLAQIPFPSIPGLPKGCENTTQLPSMEFFLTFLQATKHLQKPFEQVLRQMSESNTLPICVISDFFLGWTLAPCKALGIPRLVFHGMGVFSMAVAKTAWVQAESHETNSITESDPMYLPGIEIPFVLTGADLPEGINTPHHDDPYSQFLAEAAKAEINSWGVVVNSFLELEGNFVSPLESFYQNGAKAWCLGPLCLYDDSEECFHGSLDRHQHEVIMKWLDEHTLPASVIFVCFGTQAHIPPAQLDEVAYGLEDAKVPFLWVVRSDIWSLPDGMEERVKGKGLIIREWVDQPAILKHSAIGGFFSHCGWNSILESLSVGVPILAWPMIAEQALNARLVVEGLHVGVGIEKMQGADAKVIGVSREAICRGVKELMEGCQGRIARDESQTLGEVARQAVKEAGSSYLSLRKLIDQLCAS; encoded by the exons ATGGCTTCAAAATTGAAAGAACCCCACGTAGTCATCTTCCCTTTCATGGCTCAGGGTCACACCCTTCCATTACTAGACCTCTCGAAAGCCCTCTCCCAAAGACACATCAAAGTAACCATAATCACCACCCCATCAAACTCCATCTCCATTTCCAACTACATACCAAATTACCCCTCCATAAGTCTTGCCCAAATCCCATTCCCTTCCATCCCGGGCCTCCCCAAAGGCTGCGAAAACACCACCCAACTCCCTTCCATGGAGTTTTTCCTAACCTTTCTCCAAGCAACCAAACACCTCCAAAAGCCCTTTGAACAAGTCCTTCGCCAAATGTCCGAATCCAATACCCTTCCCATTTGCGTCATCTCGGATTTCTTCCTGGGCTGGACATTGGCGCCGTGCAAAGCACTCGGAATCCCGAGGCTTGTTTTCCACGGCATGGGCGTTTTCTCGATGGCCGTTGCGAAAACTGCCTGGGTCCAAGCTGAAAGTCACGAAACGAATTCGATCACCGAATCCGATCCTATGTACTTGCCGGGGATCGAAATCCCCTTTGTTTTGACCGGTGCAGACCTGCCCGAGGGAATAAACACCCCGCATCACGATGACCCATATTCGCAGTTCCTGGCGGAAGCGGCCAAGGCCGAGATCAATAGCTGGGGCGTCGTCGTGAATTCTTTTCTGGAGTTGGAAGGGAACTTTGTTTCCCCTCTTGAATCGTTTTACCAAAATGGCGCCAAGGCTTGGTGTCTGGGTCCTCTCTGCCTGTACGACGACTCGGAGGAGTGCTTTCATGGCTCTCTCGATCGACATCAAcacgaagtgatcatgaaatgGCTGGATGAGCATACCTTGCCAGCCTCTGtgatatttgtttgttttggcacCCAAGCCCACATCCCCCCCGCACAACTCGACGAG GTGGCCTATGGCTTGGAGGATGCAAAGGTGCCATTTTTATGGGTGGTAAGATCCGACATATGGTCTTTACCTGATGGAATGGAGGAGAGAGTGAAAGGGAAAGGCTTAATCATAAGGGAGTGGGTTGACCAACCTGCCATACTAAAACACTCTGCAATAGGAGGGTTTTTTAGTCATTGCGGATGGAATTCAATACTGGAGAGTTTATCTGTTGGTGTGCCAATTTTGGCCTGGCCAATGATAGCTGAGCAGGCTTTGAATGCTAGACTTGTGGTGGAAGGGCTCCATGTCGGGGTGGGAATCGAAAAAATGCAGGGCGCGGACGCTAAAGTCATTGGTGTGTCACGAGAGGCGATTTGTAGAGGAGTGAAGGAGTTGATGGAAGGATGCCAAGGAAGGATTGCACGGGATGAGTCGCAGACTTTGGGAGAAGTCGCCAGGCAAGCAGTAAAAGAAGCGGGTTCATCTTATCTTAGCCTCAGAAAACTTATTGACCAACTATGTGCATCTTAG
- the LOC131307803 gene encoding UDP-glycosyltransferase 90A1-like, with protein sequence MASQLEKTHVVIFPFMAHGHTLPLLHLSKALSQRHIKVTIITTPSNSISISKYILNYPFINLVQIPFPPIPGLPDGCENTANLPSMDFYLSFLLATKHLQEPFERVLRQMSESNSLPICVISDFFLGWTLASCKAFGIPRLVFHGMGVFSMAVVKIAWVQAENCETYSNSESDTPYLPGIEIPFVLTCADLPEGVNIPHHDDPYSEFMSEAAEAEFHSWGSVVNSFLELEGNYVSSLEPFYQNGAKVWCAGPLCLYDNSGECFRSSLDQHQHEVILLNWLAKHSVPASVIFVSFGTQSHISTAQLDEVIYGLEEAGVPFLWVVRSNSWSLPDGMEERLKGKGLITRQWVDQPAILQHPTIGGFLSHCGWNSVLESLSAGVPILAWPMLAEQTLNAKFLVEGLHAGVELKKMQSSEAEVVRVSREAICRGVKELMEGRKGRIAREKSQALGEVARQAVQKGGSSYLSLTKLIDQLCASQLK encoded by the exons ATGGCTTCACAATTGGAAAAAACCCATGTAGTCATCTTCCCTTTCATGGCTCATGGCCACACCCTTCCACTGCTACACCTCTCCAAAGCCCTTTCCCAAAGACACATAAAAGTTACCATAATCACCACCCCATCAAactccatttccatttccaagtACATACTAAATTACCCATTCATAAACCTTGTCCAAATCCCATTCCCTCCCATCCCCGGCCTCCCCGACGGCTGCGAAAACACCGCCAACCTCCCCTCCATGGATTTTTACCTAAGCTTTCTCCTAGCGACCAAACACCTCCAAGAGCCCTTCGAACGAGTCCTTCGCCAAATGTCGGAATCCAACTCCCTTCCCATTTGCGTAATCTCGGATTTCTTCCTGGGCTGGACTTTGGCCTCGTGCAAAGCATTTGGAATCCCGAGGCTTGTTTTCCACGGAATGGGCGTTTTCTCGATGGCTGTCGTAAAAATCGCTTGGGTCCAGGCAGAAAATTGTGAAACGTATTCCAACTCCGAATCCGATACCCCGTACTTGCCAGGGATCGAAATTCCCTTTGTTTTGACCTGTGCGGACTTGCCCGAGGGAGTGAATATCCCGCATCATGACGACCCGTATTCTGAGTTTATGTCGGAAGCAGCCGAGGCTGAGTTCCACAGCTGGGGCAGCGTTGTGAATTCTTTTCTCGAGTTGGAAGGGAATTACGTTTCCTCCCTGGAACCCTTTTATCAAAATGGTGCTAAGGTTTGGTGTGCAGGTCCTCTCTGTCTATATGACAACTCGGGGGAGTGTTTTCGTAGCTCTCTCGATCAACACCAACATGAGGTGATCCTCCTGAACTGGTTGGCCAAGCATAGTGTGCCAGCCTCTGTGATATTTGTTTCCTTCGGCACCCAATCCCACATCTCCACCGCACAACTTGACGAG GTGATCTATGGCTTGGAGGAGGCAGGGGTGCCATTTTTGTGGGTGGTGAGATCAAACTCTTGGTCTTTACCTGATGGAATGGAGGAAAGGTTGAAGGGGAAAGGATTAATCACAAGACAATGGGTTGACCAGCCGGCCATACTACAACACCCTACAATAGGAGGGTTTCTAAGTCACTGTGGGTGGAATTCAGTGCTGGAGAGTTTATCGGCTGGTGTGCCGATTTTGGCCTGGCCTATGCTTGCTGAGCAGACTTTGAATGCTAAATTTTTGGTGGAAGGGCTCCATGCCGGGGTCGAATTGAAAAAAATGCAGAGCTCAGAAGCTGAAGTTGTTCGTGTATCACGAGAGGCAATTTGTAGAGGAGTTAAGGAGTTGATGGAAGGGCGCAAAGGAAGGATCGCAAGGGAAAAGTCCCAAGCTTTAGGAGAAGTTGCAAGGCAAGCAGTACAAAAAGGGGGTTCATCTTATCTTAGCCTTACCAAGCTTATTGACCAACTATGTGCATCTCAGCTCAAGTAA